GAGACCTGGCCGTCAGGGTGCCGTGGGCACGGGGCGGGGTCGGGTTCAAAGCGGTGGGTGGTCACCCCGGGTGGTGCAGCGATTTCAATTGAAATTGGATTCGTTGCGTTCTCGGCGACACCTGCGGTGGGGAGAATCCGATTTCAACCGAAATCGCGGAGGTTCACCACCGTTGGATCAGGGCTGCTCGACGCGGACCCAGTCGATCAGGTAGCGCACCTCGCCGGTGGCGATCCGGTCCACAGTGGACTGCGGAAGGCCGAAGTACGGTTCGGTCACGCCGTTGACGCCGTTCGGGTAGCCGCCGCCGAGGGCGAAGTTCAGGATCAGGAACTGCGGGTCGTCGTAGGCCCAGGTCCAGCCCTTGCCCTGGATCTCGTCCTTGGTGACCCGGTAGGTCTCGGTGTCGTCGACGAAGAAGGCGATCCCGTCCGGCGTCCAGTCCGAGCGGTAGACGTGCCAGTCGGCCGGGTCCCCGCCCGCGAACTCCTGGCGCTTGGTGAACGGGGTGTCGCCGTGGTACTCGGGGCCGTGCAGCGCCGAGCTCGTCCACGGCTCGCCGACGTGCTCCATCACGTCGATCTCACCGCAGTCCGGCCACGGCTTGCCGTTGTCGATGTTCGCGCCCAGCGACCACCACGCGGGCCAGAGCCCGCTGGCGGTCGCGTTCTCCGGGAGCTTGAGGCGCGCCGAGTAGCTGCCGTAGGTGAACTCGACCTTGTCCTGGGTCTTGACCCGGCCGGAGACGAAGTCGTAGGTCTGCCCGTCCGGGGCCTGCGTGCCCGGCTTGTACCGGGGGTGCAGCGCGAGCGCGCCGTTCTCCGCGCCGGTCGACGGGTCCTTCTCCACGTAGATCGTCTCGGGCGAGTCGACGTAGGCCTGCTGCTCCTGGTTGACCGTGCCGAAGTTCTCGCCGGTGACCTCGACTGTCCACTTGGAGCGGTCCAGCTCGGTGCCGGAGAAGTCGTCGAAGAACACCTCGGCGCGGGGTGCCGCGCCGGCCTGCACCAGCGGCACCGCCGTCAGCACCGCGAGCGCGGCGGCGGTCGCGAGCAACTTGTTCCGGGCCATCACCGCTCCTTCGGGAGGGGAACCGCTTCTTGAGCGATCGAGTATCCCGGCGGGGCCCGGCCGCGTGGCCGATTGGCGAGTTCTGGACTAGCTGCGGGTGCGCAGGGAGACGACCAGCATGACGACGCCGACCGTCACGGCGGCCAGCGCCAGCAGCCACTGCAACTGGCTGCCCAGGCCGATCAGCACGCTGCCCGCGATGGCGACGGTGATCAGACCGCTCACCAGGGCGACCAGGTCCGGGCCGCCGCGCCGGCGGAGGGAGGGGTTTCGCTCGTCAGCCACGGGTGACCTCCACGCTTCCCATGCCGACCCGCAGGTCGAGGTTCAACCGGCCGCCACCGGGGCCGTCGGCGCCCAGGTCCGTCGCCGTCTGGTCCGCGCTGCCGCCGCTGGCGACCGAGTGCAGGCACTGCACGTCGCCCAGTTCCGACTTGCACTGCGCGGTGATGTCCACGTCCTCGGGCACGTGCACGAGGATGTCGCCGACCCCGACGCTGGCCGCGGTGGTGATCTCCTGGTCCTCGGCGATCTCCATGCCGCGCAGGTCCAGCGTGATCGTCCCGGCGGACAGCTGGTAGTCGGGGGCCAGCTCGTCGGCCGTTTCCGGGTGGACCTCGTGCTCGCCGATCTCACCGCTGTAGGTGTCCAGCGGCATCATCGAGGCGATCATCGCCGCAGCCGCCAGCGGAACCGCCGCGGCGATCAGCCCTCGGCCGCCGCGCAGGAAGGAGCCGATGATCAGCCCGATCCCGATGGTGCCGAGCGCGAAGGTCAGCGCGACGTACAGCGGCGCGCCCAGCGCGCTGGTCAGGCCACCGGCGAACGCCGCCAGGCCCAGCGTCACCCAGGTGATCCAGCGCCGCTTCGGCTGCTGCGGTTCCGGTGGTTCGGGCTCGCTCGGCTCCGGGAGGTCCCAGGCGAACGGCGCGACACCGAGCGGGTCCCACGCGGGCGGGGACTTCTGCTCGACGTCCGCGGTCTGCTCGGCTCCCGGGTAGACCCAGGTGTTCTCGCCCACCTGCGTCGCCTCGGGCGCCGGCGCGGTGGTCGGTGCCGCGGACATCGGAGCTGCGGCGGCCGGTATCGCGTTGCAGTCCCCGTAGGAGCGGTGGATCAGGTAGAACGCGCCCAAGCCCACCGCGAGCCCGATGATCCCCGGCGAGCTGATCAGCCAAAGCACGCTGGGGAGCAGCAGCAGCACCAGGATCACCGCGAGGGTGCCCGAGGTCGGCTCCGGCCTCGGCTTGGCCGTGCCGGGCAGCGATTCGCTCTCCTTCGGGAACAGCAACCAGCCCAGCAGGTAGAGCACGACGCCCGCGCCGCCGTAGATGGCCGCCAGGACGAACGCGACCCGGACCAGGATGGGATCGATGCCGTACCGGAGGGCGATCGCCGCGGAGACACCACCGACCTTGCCGCCGGAACGCGGCCGGACCGGGCGGGTCGCCCAGAAGTCCCGCATGGTGTCCTCGAACGCCGCG
This portion of the Saccharopolyspora antimicrobica genome encodes:
- a CDS encoding glycoside hydrolase family 16 protein, whose translation is MARNKLLATAAALAVLTAVPLVQAGAAPRAEVFFDDFSGTELDRSKWTVEVTGENFGTVNQEQQAYVDSPETIYVEKDPSTGAENGALALHPRYKPGTQAPDGQTYDFVSGRVKTQDKVEFTYGSYSARLKLPENATASGLWPAWWSLGANIDNGKPWPDCGEIDVMEHVGEPWTSSALHGPEYHGDTPFTKRQEFAGGDPADWHVYRSDWTPDGIAFFVDDTETYRVTKDEIQGKGWTWAYDDPQFLILNFALGGGYPNGVNGVTEPYFGLPQSTVDRIATGEVRYLIDWVRVEQP
- a CDS encoding PspC domain-containing protein, with amino-acid sequence MSTTKRAGAAAFEDTMRDFWATRPVRPRSGGKVGGVSAAIALRYGIDPILVRVAFVLAAIYGGAGVVLYLLGWLLFPKESESLPGTAKPRPEPTSGTLAVILVLLLLPSVLWLISSPGIIGLAVGLGAFYLIHRSYGDCNAIPAAAAPMSAAPTTAPAPEATQVGENTWVYPGAEQTADVEQKSPPAWDPLGVAPFAWDLPEPSEPEPPEPQQPKRRWITWVTLGLAAFAGGLTSALGAPLYVALTFALGTIGIGLIIGSFLRGGRGLIAAAVPLAAAAMIASMMPLDTYSGEIGEHEVHPETADELAPDYQLSAGTITLDLRGMEIAEDQEITTAASVGVGDILVHVPEDVDITAQCKSELGDVQCLHSVASGGSADQTATDLGADGPGGGRLNLDLRVGMGSVEVTRG